From the Deltaproteobacteria bacterium genome, the window GCCTCAGGCCAGGGCCGGAATCACCAGGGACGCGGCCACGCCCCACATGGTCAACCCGACCAGCACGTCGAGCACGGCCCAGGCCCTGGGGTGGCGGAACAGCGGGGCCAGAAGCGGCGCGCCCAGGCCCAGGACCAAAAACCACAGGCACGAGGCCGTGGCCGCTCCGGCCCCGAAAAGCAACCGCTCCGGCGCGGGATAGCGCCCGCCGATGGAGCCCAGAAGCAGAACCGTGTCCAGATAGACGTGCGGATTGAGGTAGGTCACGGCCAGGGTCGCCACCAAGGTCGCGCCCAGACTCATGCGCGCCCGCGCCCCCGGTTCGAGGCTCCCGGAGACCAGAGCCGAACGGAAGGAACGCAGGCCATACCAGAACAAAAATCCCGCCCCGAGCCAGGTCGCGCCGGCCAGAAAGGCGTCGTTTGCCTGCAGGGCCACGCCCATTCCGGCCAAGCCCAGGGCGATAAGCAGGATGTCGCTCGCGGCGCAGACCAAAACCACGAGCAGATGATGGTTGCGGGCCAGACTCTGGGTCAGGACAAAGGCGTTCTGGGCCCCGATGGCGATGATGAGCCCGGCGCCCGTGCCCAGGCCTTGCAGATATGGGGTGGTGATCATGACGTGTCTCCTTGTGTGTTGGTCCGCATGGAGATACGAGAGGGTGAAAAATAAGGAAAACGAATAATTTTATAGGACGATAAAATTTTCTTATGATCGACGCCAAACATCTGGAAGCCCTGGCCGCCGTCATCACCGAAGAAAGTTTCGACAAGGCCGCCCGCGTCCTGTTCCTGACCCAATCCGCCGTGTCCCAGCGCATCCGCCAGCTGGAAGAACGCATCGGCCGCATGCTCGTGGTGCGCTCGGTTCCGGTCCGGCCCACGCCGGCGGGCATGGCCGTGCTGCGCCATTACCGCCAACTGGCCGATCTGGAGCGGTCCCTGTTCGAGGAATTGTCGCCGGACGAAAGCGGCAGTTTCGAGACCGTGACCCTGGCCGTCAA encodes:
- a CDS encoding amino acid transporter — its product is MITTPYLQGLGTGAGLIIAIGAQNAFVLTQSLARNHHLLVVLVCAASDILLIALGLAGMGVALQANDAFLAGATWLGAGFLFWYGLRSFRSALVSGSLEPGARARMSLGATLVATLAVTYLNPHVYLDTVLLLGSIGGRYPAPERLLFGAGAATASCLWFLVLGLGAPLLAPLFRHPRAWAVLDVLVGLTMWGVAASLVIPALA
- a CDS encoding LysR family transcriptional regulator, which codes for MIDAKHLEALAAVITEESFDKAARVLFLTQSAVSQRIRQLEERIGRMLVVRSVPVRPTPAGMAVLRHYRQLADLERSLFEELSPDESGSFETVTLAV